The following coding sequences lie in one Listeria ivanovii subsp. londoniensis genomic window:
- a CDS encoding ABC transporter permease → MKKSKWGTIYLVLVFVILYAPIFYLIFYSFNKGGTMHSFSGFTLDYYKEVFQDTRLLIIVLNTFVIALLSSVIATAIGVCGALAIKFMPKPFAKNSLLSLNNVLIVSPDVIIGASFLIFFTILGVKLGFISVLVSHIAFSIPIVVLMILPKLQEMSPTLMDAARDLGASQWQVLSKVILPYIMPGVLAGFFMALTYSLDDFAVTFFVTGNGFSTLAVEIYSRARQGISLSINALSTLIFLFTIVLVIGYYFISKRNTSKNIRTGATKE, encoded by the coding sequence ATGAAGAAAAGTAAGTGGGGTACGATTTATTTAGTACTAGTTTTTGTGATTTTATACGCACCGATTTTCTACTTGATTTTCTACTCTTTTAATAAAGGCGGAACGATGCATAGTTTTAGTGGTTTTACGCTTGATTATTATAAAGAAGTTTTCCAAGATACGCGTTTACTCATTATTGTTTTAAATACATTTGTGATTGCGCTACTTTCTTCAGTGATTGCAACTGCGATTGGGGTTTGCGGGGCGCTAGCGATAAAATTTATGCCAAAACCGTTTGCGAAAAATTCGTTACTTAGTTTGAATAATGTGTTGATTGTTAGTCCGGATGTTATTATTGGTGCGAGTTTCTTGATTTTCTTTACGATTTTGGGTGTAAAACTGGGCTTTATTTCGGTGCTAGTTTCTCATATCGCGTTTAGCATTCCGATTGTTGTATTAATGATTTTACCGAAGCTACAAGAAATGAGTCCGACATTGATGGATGCAGCGCGGGACTTAGGCGCGAGTCAGTGGCAAGTGCTTTCTAAGGTGATTCTTCCATATATTATGCCAGGTGTTTTAGCAGGTTTCTTTATGGCACTAACTTATTCACTAGATGATTTTGCAGTCACTTTTTTCGTAACAGGGAACGGTTTCTCCACATTAGCGGTAGAAATTTATTCTCGTGCTAGACAAGGGATTTCGCTTTCTATCAATGCATTGTCTACGCTAATTTTCTTATTTACGATTGTTCTTGTTATCGGTTATTACTTTATTAGTAAACGGAATACGAGCAAAAATATTCGGACGGGGGCGACAAAAGAATGA
- a CDS encoding ABC transporter ATP-binding protein — MAETIIRFENVTKQFDNDPPVLDNVSFEIEKGKFYTLLGPSGCGKTTILRLIAGFLEASEGQIYLGEKVINQIPANKRPVNTVFQDYALFPHLNVYENVAFGLRIKKLKKEAIEEKVKEALRFVNLKGYEKREISEMSGGQKQRVAIARAIVNEPEVILLDEPLSALDLKLRTEMQYELRDLQKRLGITFIFVTHDQEEALAMSDEIFVLNKGEIQQSGTPIDIYDEPINKFVADFIGESNIVTGKMIQDFEVEFVDRRFECVDQGFRPNETVEVVIRPEDLEITSAEKGQLQVTVDWMLFRGVHYEVGCIDTDGNEWLVHTTRKVRVGDKIGLAFDPEAIHVMRLGETEEEFDKRLDSYDEVQ, encoded by the coding sequence TTGGCAGAAACAATCATTCGTTTCGAAAACGTTACGAAACAATTTGACAACGATCCGCCAGTGCTGGACAATGTCAGTTTTGAAATAGAAAAAGGGAAGTTTTATACATTACTCGGGCCTTCTGGTTGTGGGAAAACAACTATTTTGCGCTTAATTGCCGGATTTTTAGAAGCATCAGAAGGACAAATTTATCTTGGTGAAAAGGTCATTAATCAAATCCCAGCTAATAAACGCCCAGTTAACACAGTTTTCCAAGACTATGCGTTATTTCCGCATTTAAATGTATACGAAAATGTCGCTTTTGGACTCAGAATTAAGAAATTAAAAAAAGAAGCTATCGAGGAAAAAGTGAAAGAAGCGCTTCGATTTGTTAATTTAAAAGGATATGAGAAAAGAGAAATTAGCGAAATGTCTGGTGGACAAAAGCAACGTGTGGCGATTGCACGTGCGATTGTAAATGAACCAGAAGTTATTTTGCTAGATGAACCACTTTCGGCGCTGGATTTGAAACTTCGGACGGAAATGCAGTATGAGCTTCGTGATTTGCAAAAACGACTGGGAATTACGTTTATTTTTGTTACACATGATCAAGAAGAAGCGCTTGCAATGAGTGATGAGATTTTTGTGTTAAACAAAGGAGAAATTCAGCAAAGCGGGACACCCATTGATATTTATGATGAGCCGATTAATAAATTTGTGGCTGATTTTATTGGAGAATCGAATATCGTTACTGGCAAAATGATTCAGGACTTCGAAGTGGAATTTGTGGATAGACGCTTTGAATGTGTCGACCAAGGTTTCCGCCCAAATGAAACGGTAGAAGTTGTCATTCGTCCAGAAGATTTAGAAATAACTTCTGCTGAAAAAGGTCAGCTTCAAGTGACGGTGGATTGGATGCTGTTCCGCGGTGTGCATTATGAAGTGGGTTGTATCGATACAGACGGAAATGAGTGGCTCGTTCATACTACGAGAAAAGTGCGTGTCGGCGATAAAATTGGCTTAGCGTTTGACCCAGAGGCAATTCATGTTATGCGTCTTGGGGAAACGGAGGAAGAATTCGATAAGCGGCTTGATAGCTACGATGAGGTGCAGTAA
- a CDS encoding iron-sulfur cluster biosynthesis family protein, which translates to MFITFTNSAQKRLAALRSGFSGQLHLYYDTEGCSCENSGIFTLRLVEERTKEDDEIESNIGPILIKRWTEMFLEDELTIDYNDIEKTMMLKSDGQYYNRNLLLVTDEDRVISCPIGAN; encoded by the coding sequence ATGTTTATTACATTTACAAATAGCGCCCAAAAACGGCTGGCTGCATTACGGTCTGGGTTTTCAGGACAACTACATCTGTATTATGACACGGAGGGCTGTTCATGTGAAAACAGTGGTATTTTTACACTTCGATTAGTAGAAGAACGTACGAAAGAAGATGATGAAATTGAGTCAAACATTGGTCCGATTTTAATTAAACGTTGGACGGAGATGTTTTTAGAAGATGAGCTGACGATTGATTATAATGATATAGAAAAAACAATGATGTTAAAAAGTGATGGACAGTACTATAATCGTAATTTGTTGCTCGTAACTGATGAAGATAGAGTAATTAGCTGTCCAATTGGAGCAAACTAA
- a CDS encoding PTS sugar transporter subunit IIC: protein MDKKLNIMDRITDYITFKMTPVLMKIFNRPTLNIIKNSMVNIMPFILFGSVTLLVSLLGTTSMGTEKPILPFLANYTDQIGLMNSLTMGFMTLYFSVSIGLNYAKEYKLNEINAALVSLMSFLMINIDKVTDGTIDVSSFGANALFPTMVTSILALKIFKIFINKNIVIRMPEGVPPAVGQAFSSLIPFVTIGLLYWFLRTMLQFNITEIMRDVMSPIFSGTDNIFVFTFYGFFTKLLWAFGIHADSLFQGIFDPLKLTWIAENSAAKIAGDPLPHIWTTALERTCLWTGPVLGLLTVLMFSRVKHLKTFSFAALPAAFFSIAEPVVFGLPIVMNPMLLIPFILSGTLGAFLTYGACQIAILARPFLELPWATPPVLIGFIASGDWKYILAAIFNIVLGALIYYPFVKAFEREELKRINTSEDVPATE from the coding sequence ATGGATAAAAAGTTGAATATAATGGATAGAATTACGGACTATATTACTTTCAAGATGACACCCGTACTAATGAAAATATTTAATCGTCCAACATTAAATATTATTAAAAATAGTATGGTTAACATTATGCCTTTCATACTATTTGGAAGTGTCACGCTACTTGTGTCTTTACTAGGAACAACGTCAATGGGAACTGAGAAACCAATACTTCCTTTTTTGGCAAATTATACGGATCAAATTGGATTGATGAACTCTTTGACAATGGGCTTTATGACATTATATTTTTCTGTTTCAATTGGACTTAATTATGCGAAAGAATATAAGCTTAATGAAATAAATGCTGCACTTGTGAGTTTAATGTCATTTTTAATGATAAATATAGATAAAGTAACCGATGGGACTATTGATGTCTCTTCATTTGGAGCAAACGCACTTTTTCCAACAATGGTCACTTCCATTTTAGCTTTAAAGATATTCAAAATATTTATTAATAAAAATATTGTTATTCGTATGCCAGAAGGTGTTCCACCAGCAGTTGGGCAAGCGTTTTCTTCTCTGATTCCTTTTGTAACTATCGGACTTCTTTATTGGTTCCTTAGAACGATGCTACAATTTAACATTACAGAAATAATGAGAGATGTTATGAGCCCAATCTTTAGTGGAACGGATAATATTTTCGTATTTACATTTTATGGATTCTTTACAAAATTACTTTGGGCTTTTGGTATTCACGCCGACTCCCTCTTTCAAGGTATTTTTGACCCACTCAAATTAACTTGGATTGCCGAAAATAGTGCAGCAAAAATTGCCGGCGACCCATTACCCCATATTTGGACCACCGCATTAGAAAGAACTTGCTTGTGGACAGGACCAGTATTGGGACTATTAACAGTATTAATGTTTTCAAGGGTTAAGCATTTAAAAACCTTTTCTTTCGCTGCCCTTCCAGCTGCCTTTTTCTCCATTGCCGAACCGGTAGTTTTTGGGTTACCTATTGTGATGAACCCTATGTTACTTATCCCATTTATTCTTAGTGGAACATTAGGAGCTTTTCTAACTTATGGTGCTTGCCAAATTGCTATACTTGCAAGACCCTTTTTAGAATTACCATGGGCAACACCCCCTGTTCTTATAGGCTTTATTGCATCTGGTGACTGGAAATATATTCTGGCAGCAATTTTCAACATTGTTTTAGGAGCTTTGATTTATTACCCATTTGTGAAAGCATTTGAACGGGAAGAGTTAAAAAGAATCAATACAAGTGAAGATGTTCCTGCTACAGAATAA
- a CDS encoding ABC transporter substrate-binding protein, with protein sequence MKQLLKIFVPVIVVALLMMLLATTMNRSEGYAGSNTLTIYNWGDYIDPSLITKFEKETGMKVIYQTFDSNEAMMTKIEQGGTTFDIAVPSDYAISKMKEEDLLIPLDHSKLPNEKYLDPRFMDLSFDDNNKYSMPYFWGTLGIIYNKKMFPDKNFDTWDALFDPDLKNQILLIDGAREVMGLGLNSLGYSLNDTNKAHLMEARDKLETMTPNVKAIVGDEIKLLMADNEAGVAVTFSGEAAEMLSENEDLEYMIPKDGSNLWFDNMVIPKTAKNVDGAHKFINFMLKPENAAINAEYVGYATPNEKAVKLLPKEISSDERFYPNMDELTNLEVYDNLGKRMLSYYNELFLEFKMYRK encoded by the coding sequence ATGAAGCAACTGTTGAAAATTTTTGTGCCTGTTATTGTTGTCGCACTCCTAATGATGCTACTCGCAACGACAATGAACCGTTCAGAAGGCTATGCTGGGAGTAATACACTGACGATATATAATTGGGGCGACTATATTGATCCATCTTTAATTACGAAATTTGAAAAAGAGACAGGTATGAAAGTGATTTACCAGACGTTTGATTCGAATGAAGCGATGATGACGAAAATTGAACAAGGTGGTACAACATTTGATATTGCGGTACCAAGTGATTATGCGATTAGTAAAATGAAAGAAGAAGATTTACTGATTCCGCTTGATCATTCCAAACTACCAAATGAAAAATATTTAGATCCGCGTTTTATGGATTTATCGTTTGATGATAATAACAAATATTCGATGCCGTATTTCTGGGGAACGCTCGGAATTATTTATAATAAAAAAATGTTTCCAGATAAGAACTTTGACACTTGGGATGCTTTATTTGACCCGGATTTGAAAAACCAAATTCTTTTGATTGACGGCGCGCGCGAGGTGATGGGGCTTGGCTTGAATAGCCTCGGTTATTCACTCAATGATACAAACAAAGCGCACTTAATGGAAGCTCGTGACAAACTTGAAACGATGACACCTAACGTAAAGGCGATTGTTGGCGATGAAATTAAATTGTTGATGGCAGATAATGAAGCTGGTGTTGCAGTAACTTTTTCCGGTGAAGCGGCAGAAATGCTCAGTGAAAATGAAGATTTAGAATATATGATTCCAAAAGATGGCTCTAATTTGTGGTTTGATAATATGGTCATTCCGAAAACCGCGAAAAACGTTGATGGAGCGCATAAATTTATCAATTTCATGTTAAAACCAGAAAATGCAGCAATTAATGCCGAATATGTCGGTTACGCTACACCAAACGAGAAAGCAGTGAAACTATTACCAAAAGAAATTTCTAGTGACGAACGTTTTTATCCAAATATGGATGAGCTGACGAATTTAGAAGTATATGACAACTTAGGTAAGCGAATGTTGTCTTATTATAATGAACTATTTTTAGAGTTTAAGATGTACCGTAAGTGA
- a CDS encoding ABC transporter permease, translated as MNRRTRTVYLVPYVLWILLFVVAPILLIVYYSFFDVDGNLTVNNYIHFFTPVYLKMTASSFWYAFLITVFTLLISYPTAYLLTKLKHKQLWLLLIILPTWINLLLKAYAFIGIFGTYGAANQFLELMGIGSKQILFTDFSFLFVSTYIFIPFMILPIFNAIEEINPTLIQASRDLGASSLTTFRRVIFPLTADGVKSGCQAVFIPALSLFMITRLIAGNRVITLGTAIEEHFLVTQDWGMGSTIGVFLIIAMIFIMFLTGSKKKRGVRK; from the coding sequence ATGAATAGACGCACTCGGACAGTTTACCTTGTTCCTTATGTACTTTGGATTTTGCTTTTTGTTGTCGCACCGATTTTATTGATTGTTTATTATTCGTTCTTTGATGTCGATGGTAATTTGACGGTTAATAATTATATTCATTTCTTCACACCAGTTTATTTAAAAATGACAGCTAGTTCGTTTTGGTATGCTTTTTTGATTACGGTATTTACTTTACTTATTTCTTACCCAACGGCATATTTACTAACTAAACTGAAACATAAACAGCTGTGGTTACTCTTAATTATTTTACCGACTTGGATTAATTTGCTTCTTAAAGCATATGCATTTATTGGGATTTTTGGGACATACGGGGCTGCAAATCAGTTTTTAGAATTAATGGGAATTGGCTCGAAGCAGATTTTATTTACGGATTTTAGTTTCTTATTTGTATCCACGTATATCTTCATCCCATTTATGATTTTGCCGATTTTTAATGCAATTGAGGAAATTAATCCGACGTTGATTCAAGCGTCGCGCGATTTAGGCGCATCTAGCTTGACTACTTTTCGACGGGTGATTTTTCCACTGACGGCAGACGGCGTGAAATCTGGTTGTCAGGCTGTATTTATTCCAGCGCTATCGTTATTTATGATTACGCGATTAATTGCTGGAAACCGGGTGATTACGCTTGGAACGGCAATTGAAGAACATTTCCTTGTTACGCAAGACTGGGGAATGGGTTCAACAATTGGTGTATTCTTAATTATTGCGATGATTTTCATTATGTTCTTAACAGGTTCCAAAAAGAAACGAGGTGTGCGTAAATGA
- a CDS encoding helix-turn-helix domain-containing protein, giving the protein MEIGKRIKNLRLSKNLTQEELGERTDLTKGYISQLERDLSSPSIETLFAILEVLGSTPKDFFDEEEHNQKVIYGELEHTFFEDEEKGYRIKWLVPESNEKEMEPVLLEIEAKSCFKSFEPSLSETFGYVLKGEVTVMLGRNEYVAKTGEAIYFHAADEHQIINQSSEKATLILVATDSYL; this is encoded by the coding sequence ATGGAAATTGGCAAGCGCATAAAAAATCTTAGGCTTAGTAAGAATTTAACGCAAGAAGAACTAGGGGAGCGGACGGATTTGACAAAAGGTTATATTTCGCAATTAGAGCGAGATCTAAGTTCACCGTCGATTGAAACCTTGTTTGCGATTTTGGAAGTGCTTGGCTCAACGCCAAAAGATTTTTTTGACGAAGAAGAACATAATCAAAAAGTCATTTACGGCGAATTAGAGCACACCTTTTTTGAAGATGAAGAGAAAGGTTACAGAATTAAGTGGCTAGTTCCAGAATCAAATGAAAAAGAAATGGAACCAGTATTACTTGAAATAGAAGCAAAAAGTTGTTTCAAAAGCTTTGAGCCATCACTTTCTGAGACTTTTGGCTATGTATTGAAGGGCGAGGTTACGGTGATGCTTGGGCGGAATGAATATGTGGCAAAAACGGGAGAAGCAATTTATTTCCATGCTGCAGACGAACATCAGATAATCAACCAATCGAGTGAAAAAGCAACACTCATCCTAGTTGCAACAGATTCATATTTATAA
- a CDS encoding helix-turn-helix domain-containing protein, with the protein MFFGEKLQSVRELNGLSRKELADKLSLSEQAIWQYENQYTVPKFEVVNELKKVFNVKAQFFYTESFVTNISKVESIAYRAEDREARKKTKMETTFIDFTSYFLDKFESKLNLQASLLSQLRNESIQLYNTSTEASDRLLQLEIIAENAREKLDVQSNSELLYKLELSGIYILEKSMGVSIDAYSTWTSQEKPFIILGNKKKSAVRRNFDLAHELGHLLLHYKIDMDSLTKDEHKIIEKEANDFASFFLLPKNQFLKDFLTISKKSNPESYLDLKMKYMVSIGALEYRAYKMGLLTFEENRYFYAALNRKGYKKNEPLDEDISIIRPGKVRSLLDLIFKNHLFSLNDILNDCYIERSFLESLLGIENEFLSKYSEESNREYFNNSNVVSLFTKETN; encoded by the coding sequence ATGTTTTTCGGAGAGAAATTACAAAGTGTCAGAGAATTAAATGGTCTCTCCAGAAAGGAACTTGCTGACAAATTAAGTTTAAGTGAACAAGCAATCTGGCAGTATGAAAACCAGTATACTGTACCAAAATTTGAAGTGGTTAATGAACTAAAAAAAGTTTTTAATGTAAAAGCTCAATTTTTCTATACAGAGTCATTTGTAACTAATATTTCTAAAGTTGAAAGCATTGCCTATCGAGCTGAGGATAGGGAGGCTCGTAAAAAAACAAAAATGGAAACGACTTTTATTGATTTTACTAGTTATTTTCTAGATAAGTTTGAAAGTAAGCTCAATTTACAAGCTAGTCTCCTTTCACAATTAAGAAACGAATCAATTCAACTTTATAATACATCAACAGAAGCAAGTGACAGACTCTTACAATTAGAGATTATTGCTGAAAATGCTAGAGAAAAATTGGACGTACAATCAAATTCAGAGCTTCTTTACAAGCTTGAACTTTCAGGAATATATATTTTAGAAAAAAGTATGGGAGTAAGTATTGATGCATATAGTACTTGGACTAGTCAAGAAAAACCTTTTATTATACTTGGCAATAAAAAAAAATCTGCGGTTCGTAGAAATTTTGATTTAGCCCATGAATTAGGGCACTTGTTACTGCATTACAAGATTGATATGGACAGCTTAACAAAAGATGAACATAAAATAATTGAAAAAGAAGCAAATGATTTTGCCTCTTTTTTCCTCCTTCCAAAAAATCAATTTTTAAAAGACTTTTTAACTATCTCAAAGAAATCAAATCCTGAGTCTTATTTGGATTTGAAAATGAAATATATGGTATCAATTGGTGCGTTAGAGTATCGTGCTTATAAAATGGGACTACTGACATTTGAAGAAAATCGTTACTTTTACGCAGCTCTAAATCGAAAAGGTTACAAAAAAAATGAACCTTTAGATGAAGATATCTCGATTATTAGACCTGGAAAAGTTCGTTCTTTGCTAGACCTGATTTTTAAAAATCACTTATTTTCATTAAATGATATTCTAAATGATTGTTACATTGAACGTTCATTTTTAGAATCTCTATTGGGGATTGAAAATGAATTTTTAAGCAAGTACTCTGAAGAGTCAAATAGAGAATATTTTAATAACTCAAATGTTGTTTCTTTATTCACTAAGGAAACTAATTAA
- a CDS encoding GTP pyrophosphokinase family protein, which translates to MEQPSVDELKNWRNVMLLHRFALEEVNTKLKILNEEFQFIHDYNPMEHLKSRVKSLESIGAKLEKKNLDITPENALKHVHDIAGIRITCSFVTDIFRIHEMLAGQNDITILRVKDYVTNPKPNGYRSLHLLCEVPVFLTNRSEKMTVEIQIRTVAMDFWASLEHKIYYKYQQEAPAELVKELQDAARIITHLDEKMKNLNDQIDQYKKEKEK; encoded by the coding sequence ATGGAACAACCATCAGTAGATGAGCTGAAGAACTGGCGAAATGTTATGCTTCTTCATCGTTTTGCTTTAGAAGAAGTAAACACGAAACTTAAAATATTAAATGAAGAATTTCAATTTATTCATGATTATAATCCAATGGAACACTTGAAGTCTCGGGTAAAATCATTAGAGAGCATTGGTGCAAAACTGGAAAAGAAAAATTTGGATATCACACCAGAAAATGCCTTAAAGCATGTCCATGATATTGCGGGAATCCGAATTACTTGTTCTTTTGTAACTGATATTTTTAGAATTCATGAAATGCTTGCAGGTCAAAATGATATTACGATTTTACGAGTTAAAGATTATGTGACGAATCCTAAACCAAATGGCTACCGAAGTTTACATTTACTTTGTGAGGTACCTGTTTTTTTAACGAATCGTTCCGAGAAAATGACCGTAGAAATTCAAATTCGGACTGTTGCGATGGATTTTTGGGCGAGTTTGGAGCATAAGATTTACTACAAATATCAACAAGAAGCGCCAGCTGAATTAGTCAAAGAATTGCAAGATGCTGCGAGAATAATCACCCACTTAGATGAGAAAATGAAAAACTTAAATGATCAAATTGACCAGTATAAAAAAGAGAAAGAAAAATAA
- a CDS encoding Na+/H+ antiporter: MEIFLYVLALLVAIFISNLLNRFVPFVSVPLIQIGLGVMIALMPITFDLKLNPELFLVMFIAPLLFNDGRRTDKKALWGMRMPILVLALGLVFATVVVIGYFVNWMIPTIPLAAAFALAAALAPTDAVAVSSLSGRINLPKRIMNLLEGEALINDASGLVAFQFAIAAMVTGVFSLLDASVSFFVIAIGGVLVGLVLSWLKFRFLKWVRGLGMEDVTFHMLIQILTPFIIYLAAEELHVSGILAVVAAGIMHSMERKKMDPQSVKLNIVSQSTWSVIIFVLNGLVFLLLGTQLPSIIEVVWNDSGISNLQVIAYILSITAALILLRFVWVYLSWNIGAKKREKQNKKTTRPKLRPVLLTSLSGVRGAVTLASALAIPFFLDDGTLFPQRALIIFLASGVILCTLIIATFILPLLAKNEEVTTEDERAEKATRIRILRNVIRELKEQTLPETKAATDEVIEDYRRRIYDLQHDNNTNRAMDEREREKRLEIIEWQRANTQKMADNGELVATDSYRYQHYLNMLEQAIKQRFRTKIKTAWLFVQRFIMLIIRPKKWRKIRHKMKKGISKDNERFQAIRKLREENEILVIQKLKDQLTEENADLIGPLITEHTMFLERVRNDQALSRGKQAKSEQKKREVQIVAFQTERDIIQHLFETGGISRDLARELRQNLNMIETYLYDDFLATD; encoded by the coding sequence GTGGAAATATTTTTATATGTTTTAGCACTACTTGTGGCTATTTTTATTTCTAATTTACTTAATCGTTTTGTGCCCTTTGTATCGGTGCCACTAATTCAAATTGGTTTAGGTGTAATGATTGCTCTTATGCCAATTACGTTCGATTTGAAATTAAATCCAGAGCTTTTCTTGGTAATGTTTATTGCACCTTTATTATTTAATGATGGCAGACGAACGGATAAGAAAGCGTTATGGGGAATGCGAATGCCAATTTTGGTTTTGGCACTCGGTCTCGTATTTGCGACTGTTGTTGTTATTGGCTACTTTGTTAACTGGATGATTCCAACGATTCCACTGGCAGCAGCATTTGCCTTGGCAGCAGCACTTGCGCCAACTGATGCTGTAGCCGTGAGCTCACTTTCCGGGCGAATTAATTTACCTAAACGGATTATGAATTTACTGGAAGGTGAAGCACTTATTAATGATGCTTCAGGCTTGGTTGCTTTCCAATTTGCAATTGCAGCGATGGTGACGGGAGTATTCAGCTTATTAGATGCTAGTGTTAGCTTTTTTGTAATTGCTATTGGTGGTGTTTTAGTTGGACTTGTACTCAGTTGGTTGAAATTCAGGTTTTTGAAGTGGGTTCGTGGGCTTGGGATGGAAGATGTTACTTTCCATATGCTTATCCAGATTTTGACACCATTTATTATTTATTTAGCAGCAGAAGAATTACATGTTTCTGGGATACTGGCTGTAGTTGCTGCAGGGATCATGCACTCAATGGAACGCAAGAAAATGGATCCGCAATCAGTTAAACTCAATATTGTATCTCAGAGTACTTGGTCAGTTATTATCTTTGTACTAAATGGGTTAGTATTTTTACTCTTAGGCACGCAACTTCCTTCTATTATAGAGGTGGTTTGGAATGATTCGGGTATTAGTAATTTGCAAGTGATTGCCTATATCTTATCAATTACAGCTGCTTTAATATTACTTCGGTTTGTTTGGGTTTATCTGTCATGGAATATTGGTGCGAAAAAACGTGAAAAACAAAACAAAAAAACAACCCGTCCGAAACTGCGACCAGTTTTGCTTACTTCTTTATCCGGGGTTCGCGGGGCAGTAACGCTAGCCAGTGCGCTTGCAATTCCATTTTTTCTTGATGACGGAACACTTTTCCCGCAAAGAGCTTTGATTATTTTCTTAGCATCAGGGGTAATCCTTTGTACACTTATCATTGCCACTTTCATTTTACCACTTTTAGCAAAAAATGAAGAAGTGACGACGGAAGATGAGCGAGCAGAGAAAGCGACGCGGATTCGGATTTTGCGGAATGTTATTAGGGAACTGAAAGAACAGACTTTACCTGAAACGAAAGCTGCAACGGATGAAGTGATTGAAGACTATAGAAGACGTATCTATGATTTGCAACATGATAATAATACCAATAGAGCGATGGATGAACGAGAGCGCGAAAAACGGTTAGAAATTATTGAATGGCAACGTGCTAACACGCAAAAAATGGCAGACAATGGGGAACTTGTAGCAACCGACAGTTACAGGTACCAACATTACTTAAATATGTTAGAGCAGGCAATCAAACAACGATTCCGCACAAAAATTAAAACGGCTTGGTTGTTTGTTCAGCGATTTATTATGCTCATTATCCGTCCAAAAAAATGGCGTAAAATTAGACATAAAATGAAAAAAGGTATTTCTAAAGATAACGAACGTTTCCAAGCAATTCGCAAGTTAAGAGAAGAAAATGAAATACTAGTTATTCAAAAACTAAAAGATCAACTCACCGAAGAAAATGCAGATCTCATCGGACCACTTATTACCGAGCATACGATGTTCTTAGAGCGAGTGAGAAATGATCAAGCGTTATCGCGTGGGAAACAAGCAAAATCCGAACAGAAAAAACGAGAAGTCCAAATAGTTGCCTTCCAAACAGAACGTGATATTATTCAACATCTTTTCGAAACAGGTGGAATTTCAAGAGACTTAGCCCGGGAACTCCGCCAAAACCTAAATATGATTGAGACTTATTTGTACGATGATTTCTTAGCAACGGATTAA